A region from the Acyrthosiphon pisum isolate AL4f chromosome A1, pea_aphid_22Mar2018_4r6ur, whole genome shotgun sequence genome encodes:
- the LOC100168469 gene encoding valacyclovir hydrolase, translating into MNSAKIKVNNVDINYFKIGNGPQKLLIFPGALGQVNDFTPLTKNLDQEKYTIYVWDPPGYGSSRPPNRDFSPGFLNRDADCAIALMEALGINRYSMLGWCNGGCTALIAASRAADRVDKLVVWSCNAYVTGKDLEFYETTRDVHSWPDQWRLPQFEMYGERYVSETWSGWIDASRTILEEGGGDVCMGALAHIDAPTLILHGALDVLVAVEHAVYLHENIKRSTLEIFPDGKHIIHFMFPEKFNSVVDKFLTCIQ; encoded by the exons atg AATTCTGCTAAAATTAAAGTCAACAACGTCGATATTAACTACTTTAAAATCGGAAACGGACCACAGAAACTGTTGATATTTCCAGGAGCACTAG gtcAAGTCAACGATTTTACACCGCTAACGAAAAATCTCGACCAAGAAAAATACACGATATACGTATGGGATCCTCCGGGTTACGGTTCGAGTCGACCGCCGAACAGAGATTTTTCACCGGGATTTTTGAACCGTGACGCCGACTGTGCCATCGCACTCATGGag GCGTTGGGCATCAACCGGTACTCGATGTTGGGCTGGTGCAACGGCGGGTGCACCGCCCTGATCGCGGCTTCCAGGGCCGCCGACCGAGTGGACAAGCTGGTGGTGTGGAGCTGCAACGCGTACGTGACCGGCAAGGACCTCGAGTTCTACGAGACGACGCGCGACGTGCACAGCTGGCCGGATCAGTGGCGGCTGCCGCAGTTCGAAATGTACGGCGAGAGGTACGTGTCGGAAACGTGGTCCGGGTGGATAGACGCGTCACGGACGATCCTTGAGGAGGGCGGCGGCGACGTGTGCATGGGCGCGCTGGCACACATCGACGCGCCCACGCTCATCCTCCACGGGGCTCTGGACGTGTTGGTGGCCGTCGAACACGCCGTGTACTTGCACGAGAACATCAAGAGATCGAC gCTTGAAATATTTCCAGATGGCAAGCATATCATCCATTTCATGTTCCCAGAAAAATTCAATTCGGTGGTAGATAAATTTCTTACTTGTATTCAGTAA